Within Xiphias gladius isolate SHS-SW01 ecotype Sanya breed wild chromosome 14, ASM1685928v1, whole genome shotgun sequence, the genomic segment AGATCCAGTAATTTCAAAAGACCATTGTTTTCATGCTTAGGATGTGTGAAAGTGTGGAACCACATTAACTGTGCGAGATAACAGTTGCTGTAAAAACCTGAGAGAcaatgttttgttaaaatgtctCAGAAGCTGAAGTTGACATATGACTCCTTGTATTTCATGATAATACCATCAAATTAACGAGCAGAGAACTCTTATCTTTTCATCAGGTTTGACTTTGACTCCACAGTGGTTGTACTGTTTGTATGTAACAAGTAACAAAGCCAGTAATTTCCCTACTTATTCCAACGAAAGTGTTATTGCAGTTACCAGATACGTAAAATGTGTCACCTTCTCTGTGCTGAGGATTTTACCAGCTAAGACCCATAAGGCATATTATCTTTTCACGGGCTTGGTTAAAATCACCGTTACGCGGTAGTAGAATTCAGCAATGTGAGTAGTGGCCATGTTGTGCTAACTTTGAACAAATAATGTAAAACCTCAGTTATActtgttctctctgtcttcccttATCTGTCCCTTTTAAGACACGGGCACAGAATAACTCCAATCAGGGTGCTCAACAGTTTGCACGGCAGCCACTTGGGACACAATATCCTCTTGTTTGTTGAGCGTCTCTCTAGTTGCGTCACTAGTGCTAAAAATACGACTCCCCTCCACTACCaagcccccccctccctccctccctccctccctccccgcCTCCCCGCCTCCCCGTCCGCCTGCCTACCCAGCTCACATTGTGTTTCTCCACTTCAGCGGCTGATCCGCGGGGTGGGTGGGAGGAACTCTAATCCAGTGTTTTACTGACTTCAGCGGGCAGGAGTGATGTCATTGTGATGTCAATGCCTGTAATTGTAATCGGGCTGCAAAGTTGACGAGTGACCACTCTGATGCAGagaagagctgagagagagaggggagaagaagaagaaaggggttttagtaaaagcaaaaaaaggagTAAGGCTAGACCAGCGTTTCTGTGTTGAGGTGTTTTGCTGCCGTGGTGCTGGATTATTGGAAACAAGAGATGGCTGTAACTGGGGATGAGACCGAGTCAGGTAGAGTTTCtcttatacatatttttttgtgtttatttctgctACCTTTTTGTTAGACATGTATAAGTATTTATAAGGTTCCACCTGctctatgtgaaaagtgccctgagataacctctgctATGATTTGGGctctgtataaataaaattgacttgaattgaattgaaaaaattaaaatcgtTTTGGAGGTATTATGAGATTATTTTATCAGCTGCGCAAGCAAATCTTTTACTTATCCAACTGTAAGGGCAAACATTTTTCTTGCCAACAAATACTGATGAAATTTGGATCACTTTTGCATAACTTTCACTTAATGCACTGTGAAATTGAGGAGGAGACATGCCACAGATTGGACAGCTGTCCTTCCCTTTACAACATGGAAAAGCACTGACAGTTCAGGGTTGTgttgtaaaacagagaaaacaagccAACGAGCATTTGGTGAGTTTGCTCAACTCTGTTCCTGTCAGTCTGTATCCcgctgttacacacacacacacacacacacacacagagagagacacaaacacacacacacacacagacagtccgCTCTCTGAACAATTCCATTGGTTGTCAGGCAGAAAggcagggaggggggggggtaataaGTGAAGGGGCGGGTGGCATTGAGGGGGTAAGATAGTCGTCGGTTTGACGTCACTCCAGTTTCCTGGAAGAGAAGCCAGGCAGGGAAGAGAGAATGCAAAATGGGCGAGTGCGACGCACACACTGACGTCAGCACGGCCCAAGTCACTCTGTTATcacaatgagagagaaaaagggagacgtttgtgtgtgtgtgtgtgtgtgtgtgtgtgtgtgtgtgtgtgtgtgtgtgtgtgtgtctgtgtgtgtgtgtgtgtttgcgcgtgtgtgagtgtgtgtgtgtctttgcgcGTGCGTGCtgacaggagagagggggagaagacAGAAACTTCTCAGGAACAGAGTgaagaagagaaactgaaatggTGAGAGACAGCAGGCAGAGTGGGTAACAGTTGAGTTATTAATTACATGACTCACCTCAAGCAGCACATAAAAACCACATCCGGAAAGCTGCTTTTTACTGGTTTTTCTAGAATCACTGCCACTTTTACTGACAAATACAACAAACTACCAGTTATCAGTAGCATGCAGTGTTTGCAGTACGGTTAATGCAACATCGCCTCACAAACACTCGAGGGAAATTACCTACTGAGAACTGTGGCGAGTATCCAAAAGGAGAAAACTAACCTGTGCATCTGAAGCGTTAATACATTCCCCTAAGTTAACAATATATTCGCTTGACttaacagaacaaaatgtgaacCAATGTTGTTAACGTTTCACTATATGTTTGAGTCCAGAATTTGTCTTGCCgtccaaaacaaaactgaattaaactcAAGCAGCTTATTTAGATCAGACCGTGGTCTGGTTATTGTTTATCCCGCATGTGGCTTCACGGTGACATAGTCGTGCACCCAACGGACAGCAACCGAAGCTGGAcagaaaagttgaaaagttGAAAGAGAAAAGTGTTAAATGTGATAACCTAAGAATATTAACATGATGGAGTGAATTCAGTATTTGGAGACACACCAGTGCCAAAACAAAGCTGCTGGCCAGCTGCAAACACTCTGGGGCTCCTCCCTGACGGACCAGAGTAGCCAAACATGTAACTTCAGTTCTAACTACAGTCACATCCACTTGACACTAATCCAAGAGCATAAATTGCTCATTTTGTGGTTATGATTTAAGTACTTAGGAAATTAGTCATTTGTGCGTACATTTTATTAATGACAGAGCACAAATTACAAGTTCGTGCACACAAGTTTAGGAAAATACCCCTGACACATGATCCGCTGTAAAGAGGTCTTAACATGTTCATGAagtcgttttttgttttgttttttgccagcCAGCATCAGTGGCCATTACAGGAACTGCAGCACAACTCTCATCTTCAGGGGCTGTATTTTTGCCACTTGCTTGCTACCCCACGCAATGAGAATGCATCGTATCTTTTTCCAGACATATTTATTTGCCTCGAGCAAATAgaagaaaagattaaaataattttctgagGAGTGCACAATCCTCTTCGTTGTTGCCGTTACcggaaaaagtaaaatgtgtgtgtaaataggcTATTTCAATTGACTTCCCTCGTTTGCTTTAATTTAACCAGCTCCGTGAGACTGTGTGCGAAAACAGTCAACGATCTATCAGCTCATTCTGCGACGTTCTATGGGGGCAACTGCAcattaaggttttaaaaagGGCCCACGGATGGAACAAAAGtgaccaaaaatattttcagagctTATGTGCCAACAGCTCGGGTCATTTACGACCAAAGATTTGTTCACAAGAAGAGTCATGGTCAGAGGAAATTCATCTTTTTAGACAGGAAGGAGAGCAGATAAACGTTATTGGCTGAAGTTGCTGTCGAACATCCTCTGGTGAAATACATgccttttttttactgtatttttaaggggaaatgtgaagaaatagaCTGTGTGTGATTGAAATATATAGTTGATACAAATTGTAAAGATCTGGAAAAAAAGGTCATTGTTTCCTTTCATTGATCACATGTCATCatatgagaggaaaaagggcagaaaaaaaacttaagaaaGTTACAGAATGTGGAGCTCTAATGCTTTTTGTCCGTCTTTCCCCATAGCTGCCACGGGAGACATCCCCGCCTACCAGCTGCGGTCGCCCAACTCGGGCCTGGCTCAAAGCATTGTGATGGCTGCGTCCCCGGGCTCCATACAGAGCCCCTCATCACAACACGCTGAAGAGATCACCCGCAAGAGGGAGGTCAGATTGATGAAAAACAGGTAGGGGGGAAATGTTTCGGTGCCCCTTGATTGTTCATGTTTGAAAGGGATTTGCTGCAGCAGGTAAAATAAATGCTTGTCTGGGAAAATATGGACATAAAGTTGGAAGCAGTTTGCCAATAAAACCTGCACTTGAACCTGAACTGCTCCTTCGGATTGTGCGCGGCTTGCGTTTTGTCTGGATGCTAAATAACGTTTTCCCCAAGAGACTCAAACGTAttgtcctcctctttcctctccaggGAGGCAGCTCGCGAGTGCcgcaggaaaaagaaagagtacGTCAAATGTCTGGAAAACCGCGTGGCTGTgttggaaaaccaaaacaagaccCTGATTGAAGAGTTGAAAGCACTGAAGGACATTTACTGCCACAAAGCTGAGTAGCAGCGGCTGTTTGTGGTCAGGGGCTGAAGACAGTGCCGCTTACAAACTgctacagcaaaacaaaaaaagaaaagactctGGAACAAAAACTGCTTTgactgtctttgtttctctgctcacTCAGGCCTGGTTTACGCCGAATTCAGAAGTGTCCCGGGGAATTCGAATAGCTTGAGCTTGCCAGTTTTGCTCTTGTTCTTATCTTGTGCTCTTTGCATGTGAAGACTCAAGTGTCGTACACACTATGCTTGCTGTTGCTTTTATGCATGGGTGAAGCCAGCCAATGAGAGCCAGCTGAAGAAgaggaacaggaagaggaaatacAGGTGCTTCCTGAAAATGCACCGCTCAAGTGCAGAGATTACGAAAAACCTTGGTGGGTCATCCCGGTCTCGCTACCAGCAAGTTTCTATGAGGTCAGAAAAAGTGCACAAAAAGTTACGCAGATCCACCATCGGCTGCAAACCGGGCAACTCTGCCATGTTTACCTGATAATGTCGTTTGTGTAATTTATGCTTCTTTTCTTAGTCGTTTCATGCATTCCttaatgcaaaaacacaattaTAGAGAAACATCCTCAAGCATTATTTCAGGGAAATGATTTCCTGGATGTCATCAGCCTGTTTCCAGTTGGTATAGAAACTCTTGATTAGGTCAGAAAGGTTTTTCAAGAAACATCGGTGAAGTAAAAGAATTCAAGATGAAAATCCTTCTATGTTTGGCTGTGAATGCACAGAACTTCCCAAGATATTTCATGCcaatgttggggggggggcgttaTCTGAATCAAAAGTCCAAAAGAATCTTCATTTGTCATCACTGAAGTGAGTTGATTGTAGTATTTGAAATGACAGAACACAACTGATCTTTAGTCAAAGCACAGAAAGTACAAAAGTGTCAGTGTGGATATTCTTAGAATTTCTATTCTATTACAgttatttcacaaatttcactCCACAAGTTTATATATTCTACAAAACAAATGTTACCTATTACCTTGTTGTTaaacatgtgaaaaatgtaGCTGTCAATTCGATCCTGAAAAACCTCCGTTTCGTGAAGAAACATCTTACAATGACTCATAGCCCGAAGAGTAACTTTTGTGCTTCGCAGTCATACGAGCATCCGTTTCGTTTTTTCAAATGATGGAAATCCATTGTGGAATAAAACAGTATTTGATTATGGCTAGATATTAAAATGCTCTGTTTAAAGGGTGATGCcaatttcttttctcttttccttttttttttaatgtaaagacaTTGTATTTTAATGATATTATATCAGCTTGTGTTAATGTTTCTGGTGCTGGTGATATCAAAAGGCGCTTGCTTTCTCTGTTTCAGTTTACGTAGTTGTCGGGTTTGCTCCACCGAACACATTTTCCTGCTAGGCCTGTAGAAAATGATAGACGGAGCGCTGCCTGGTGTAACAGACCGCCTCCGTTGGCCGCCAAAGCCATTTAAGTAGCAGTTAGCTATTTTCCGCTGTTTAGCTCAAAGACGACAGTGTGAATCATCCTGTGGCAGTCtcaatttttacaaaccaaaccTGGACTGCTTTGTATTCCCAATTGAATGCCCCTTCTTTTAAATTGCAGATTACATCAGCTGATGATAAAATTCAGCTTTTCTTTGATAACAGTTGACTTGACTTCCTCTGTATGaagttttttgctgtttcagaTGGCTCCATCTTTTACCTTGGTGAACTTCCTCGTTTGAATcgtaaaactgaaacttttttttggtttatctaataaaatattcaaatgtgaCATGGACTGTGACTCACTAATCGTACTCATGCATTGTCGTCCTCTTCGGAATACAGACCGGCTTTTCACGTGGGTGCCGCTGAAGCTGCACGAAGCAAATTTCCTGCCTCAAGTTGGTACCGGGGGACACTTAAATACTGCACCTTAAATAACTTCAATGtagaaaatgaagagagagggaaaaaattcTGTGTAAGgtccagttttatttatttagttattacTTCCTTGACCTCTCATTTCACTTTGGTGCCACTGTATTCATTCTGTCCCTTTCACTCGCTCAGTGCTTCTCATGTCGGAGCTTTTATGAAACGAAAAAGGTGAACATCCCCCATAGAATGTAGGCCCCACAGGCAGTTTACGCCCGGTttacacacacaactgaaatCAAGGCCAAAGTATGCGATGTTGTTACGGCATACCTTTGGCTGTTCCTGCCTTTCCTGTGCAGCCGCGTGTGGCTTGAGGCAGCAGCGCAATACCTCCGTCTTGAATGTCAGAAATCAGAAGTTGCCTTCTCTGGAGGTGTAATTCAATGTCGTGTCGCAAACGAAACACTACAACGATTCCGTGTGTGTTTCTCTATGAGAGTGGGATCAGTCTTTTTCCTCAAATTCACGTGTCACAGTCTCACACACGCATCCAAGCACCGTAGACTAATAAAACTCTGTTATCATACCGTCTCAgacgcatgcatgcacacatactgtacactgttgCTTTCTCTGAACACaataaagcacagacacacacacacacacacacacacacacacacacacacacaggagagtaagttgaaaaggagaaaaatgccACTGAGGGAAACCTTGAAACTGCTGTTTATGAACAGAAACCCTCGCCGTTCCCCAACAATGAAGCATCGGTCTTAATGTTGCATAAATTCCCAGTTTCATTTGATGTGTTTGATTTAGTATTTTGCGCAGTGAATCACTTAACTTTGCTGGCATCACCGAACTTCACATTCGTTCTGTTGGAGCAAATGTGAATTTAGTCGAAGGGATTTTGCTCTACTATAGGGATTAATCAGTATCAGGTCACCTGCTGTTTTAAacctgaaatatttcattttcaaaagtatttATCCAAACTTTAAATCCCCTGCATTTACTGCCTTGCTCCTCTGCTTATGctaaaaacaaaccagaactTGAGAAGCTGCAGCATGGcagtttatttaaattcaaacattCTCAAGGCCTTTGGGCCAATGTGACTGGAGTGGAAATTTCCACCTAGAGACTAGCTGCCTTCAGGCGGCAAGATGAAGCCTACTTCCTTGACAACATAAACAGTGCGTCACTGCGGCAGTCAAGGAGGACCTCTGCTGTTCGACACACGCTGCTGCAACAGAAAGCTCCAACTCTGCACTGTAAAATATTTAGTTGTTTTCAACTTTTACAAACTTTCCCCACTTCCTTAACTTATATATCTCGCATtaatagttttaaaatgttgatcaTATTGAAACAGACCCATCAGATTTACTAGCAGATTTGTTATTTCAGTCACTTCCTTCATGTACAATATCCAGTAATCATTCCATGAGCAGTTGAAGCGGAGTACTCGACACGGTAGTGACAAGTTTGAGCAGACGTACGGCTAAGGGGTGCGTCGACGCCTCACTTCGACACGCCAGAGATCGCTTGACTACCAGGTACGAGGCCTCGTTAAGCCCTCGGCACGCTTCCAATGACGTGTGCCGCAAACACGCCTCTTCCAGTGGTGGAATCAGGCCCCAGCATCTGAAAACACTCAACACAAAAGAAAGGTAAGGACCGGCGTCAAAGCTCCCAAGCTCTCTTCTTTCATTCCTCGTACAACGACTTCATACAACCCAGTGCAACACCACGATTTCCTTCGAGGGGAGGCTGCCCAAAAGTGTGTGCCACGATCCCACTCTTGAGACTCCGCAGACGCGCTAAGGCCAAAGAATCGGCCAGGAGGCGATGACAGCAGGTGCTGAGCTCCTTCGCACGGCCCAGTTTTCTGTACCGACTTTGCGCCGAGTGCTGACGTACTCTCGCCTTCCCCGTCAGCATTTGCACGTATCTGCGCCCCCTTTTAAAAGTTGGTTGTACGCGTCCTCGTAGCTTCACACTGCGTCAACAAGCTGCAGCCAGGCGCGTGGATGAATTGGCGGCAGTGTATCAGGAGGTAAGTTCAGATGCGGACTCTGAGCGGACGGCAACAGGAAGCTAAAAGagcttcctgcagctgctgatttgtCTGCTGTTCGCAAACAACGTATTGTGTCGTCAGCCAGGGATAATTCGGCCCTGATGTGCACCGTGGTGGATGTGCTTTTTTAATCCTGGTGCGCAAAAAAGTAGGCGAGCCAGTAAATGAACTATGACACTCGTGTCGCAGACTCTTGTCTATGTGTGCGAGCTGGTAAAAAGCAGGTTTATGATGAGGCCTACGTTTGCACGTTTAGGTTGACGTGACGCGTTGGTTTTGAATACCGGGACTTGTGTCTCGATCtgccaaaacatttaaaagcagagCCGTAGAAACTAGGGGGTTGGCCAGCAGAGGTCGCCATTTTAACTGAACCAGacggtttaaaaataaaaaaaatctccacaaGTTGATTCGGGGTGGCCCGGTGCTCCGGAAAGCGACTCAGGGGAAACCTTAAACCGTGCGGACTAGAAGAAACCAAAATATTAAACGGCTCACGTTTGAATTCTTTCAAACATGAAGGAATTCAACTGTGACATGTACCAACCAGACAAACATTCTTTGTCTGGTTGGTACATTTGACCCTGGGAGTTTGACCTTTTGCTCTTTACACTcctatgttgtttttgtgttttgcagctTTTGTCCTATGTAGCACAACTGTGCAGGTCTGGGatttgctgctctctctccGACCCCGCCGTCCTTTCAAACGTGACCACTGGAACGTATTCCACCCCTACAGCGTCTCTTGAGGCACCGATTCAATGTTTTATCCCACCTTTTTTGACAAGCTTTACCAACAAACAGATTATTTGAATCTAGAAAAAAACCTGGCCCTGATCTAAACCTGGCCCTGAGATAGAAGTGCCCTTTAATAGAGTCATGCTGGAATATTTCTTCATCCTTTTATCCCTGCTCGGCCACTTGAATctcaaaaatgaacacacaaatacagattaAATTCATATTCTGTTGAAACTCAGTATACGTATGCGATgcatatataagtatataaaaaataaagtaaaaaaataaatgttgccaGATCTTTAACCCTTCTAAGGGCAAACTGGAGCAGCAGACTATTATCggcattaaaaagcaaaaagaaatgtatgcaTCTCAGCAGTAAATCATGAAGTCGGCCCCGTCGCCGCTCCTCTATCTCCCTGCTCTCTCATTTGTAACCACCCACTTGAACCGGAACCTTTTCTCGGGGCTCGCAGCCTTCCCTGCCGGTCTATCCCCCtgacagccagcagcagcagcagcagcagcaccaatCCACACCGCACTGCGCGCCCGTCGCCGCTCGTCTCTGTCTGGAGCAGTATGCGTCCCGTTTTATGACGCCCGGGACAGCGGTGGCAGGACGCTCCGTTACATACATCGGCCGCTACCGGTAGAAGCGACGCATCCATCCTCCGCGGACGCCGCAGACCGACAGGACCCATGGGCGCTGCTGCGGATGCACCCTTTGCGCACTGGTGATCTATGGTGACCCGCCGTTCGGGGCTCCGGCTTCAGAGGCAAGGATCGATCGAGCCGCGCAGCCCACCCCCGGGGACGACAGGGGAGCGAGATGGGGAGCACGACCTCTTGCTGCGTGTCCGCCAGCCCCAAGCTCCGCCGAAATGCCCACTCCAGGCTGGAGTCGTACCACCAGGAGTCGGATCTGAGCAGGGAGGAGACGGGATGCAACCTGCAGCACATCAGCGACAGGGAGAACGTCGACGgtaaaacccaaaacaaacccaaaacatttGCAGTGTTTAAGCTTTCACCGTGACATGTGACGACGATACGAAAGCCAACCCGCTGATAAAGTTAAATGGCGAGCCTGTGATTGGTCGAGAATGGCGTGCATTGCTTACATGGTAGTGCTTATTATAGTTTGACAGTTGGAGGTGAAAGGCGACTACGGTGACCACAGCAACCTAACGGAACCGTTACGGGCCAAGGGACACACCACAGGAAATGTcacggggagggggggggggttgtagtGAGGCGGTAATGTTTCCAAACACCGTACAATTCAACCCAACATCATTTTGGAAATTGTCATGAAAATGAATACAGGGGCTCGTAACATCCAGAGGACAGCAAATCGGAGCTCCATCATAAGAGCATCACAAGATAAAGGGAGCAAAAGAGCCCGTGTATGACATTAAGCCTGGTGACACTCCACTGAAGGGGCAGGAAATATCGTTCCCATTAGGGCCACCGTAGCCTTCAGAATCAGATCCCACAGTCATTCGTAAGCTTCGATGGTCACCCTCGACCTCCTCTGCCAT encodes:
- the crema gene encoding cAMP-responsive element modulator isoform X3, translated to MAVTGDETESAATGDIPAYQLRSPNSGLAQSIVMAASPGSIQSPSSQHAEEITRKREVRLMKNREAARECRRKKKEYVKCLENRVAVLENQNKTLIEELKALKDIYCHKAE